The DNA window AGGGCATGGAATTCCCAATCCGGAAAGAAGGGGCCGTCGACAGCCGCGCGAAGGCATTCTTCGATGAGCTTCTCGTCCTGTGTCATGCCTGCGCATCTTGCGAGTGCGGCATCGTCTCGACGCGGCTTCTCCAGAAACCACTTCGTGGGGGGTATCGAAATCAAGGACACGTCTATTTTGGGGAACCACTCAACCATGATGCCGAAGTCTCGCTCTCCGGGTGAGCACGAGACTCGAACATCCACCAAGACGGTCGCCACAGTGCCATGGCGGCGCTTGCAGACTCCTTCGAACCGCCGGATGGATGTCGTCAGGAGGCGGAAAGGGGCCAGCTTGCTCATCTCGTGGACATAGACAGCCAGTCGGCCGTTTTCTCCTCCGGAAGGAAAGAGGAGCTGCTGGCCAGCCGCTTCCAGCCGTCCGTCATTGAGGTGGGTGAAATGACTTCGAATCAGGGCCAGGGCCTTTGCACAGACCTCGACCGACTGTTGTTCACTCATGGATTGAGCTGTACGACATGACCGAGAGCGCGCCACACTGGACGTAGAGACTCTACGTCGGGGGCTTCAGCTCTAAATGTAGCGGAGGTCACGCGAGAGGCGCTGCGGCGCCACGTCGAGAGGGAGTAGACAACGTAGCGCTGCCTCGTGAGTGCGTCAAGGCCATCAGCAGGACGCAATCCCAGCGCAGGAAGAATGCCATGCGGGGGTTGACGCCATTGCTTGTCGTTTTCGCTGTCGGCTTCGCAGCGAGGTACTGAAGTCCAGACGTCACCGTCACAGACCTCGGTCACGATGAGCCCCTGGTGCCATTGACGAACCATGAAGCAGTTTCACGGCGTGCGGCTATTGCTCCACGGCGAGGACGCGCCAACCCCCAACATCGATTGCATAGGTGGCCCCACGTCCAGGCTGGGTGGATCCCCCACGTCGCAGACCTCCGAGTTGGGGATGATGCTGACGAACATCACGCCCTCTACTTGCGGTCCCAAGGCAGGTCGTCGTCCATCAGCCCCCTGAACCATTCTCCGCGCTAAGCTCGGAGACATGGACCTCATCGTCGAGAACGGCCTCGTGTTCGATGGTCTGGGCAATGCCCCACGGAAGCTCCACGTCGGAATCACAGGGGGCACCATCACCACCCTCTCCCCTGCCCCCATCCCGCGTGCACCCGGGACTCGCGTCATCGACGCCACGGGCCACTGGGTGACTCCGGGCTTCATCGACTTCCACACCCACTACGACGCCGAGGTGGAGCTGGCTCCCTCCCTCTCCGAGTCCGTTCGCCACGGTGTGACATCCGTCGTCCTCGGAAGCTGTTCGCTCAGCCTCGCACTCGGCTCCGCGGAGGACCTCGCGGACATGTTCTGCCGCGTCGAGGCCATCCCCTACGCCACCGTCCGCTCCCTGCTCGAAGAGCGCAAGACGTGGGACTCGCTCCCCAGCTATCTGGAGCACCTCCAAGCCCTTCCCCTCGGCCCCAACGTCGCCTCCTTCCTCGGCCACTCCGCGCTGCGCGCCCACACCATGGGCCTCCACCGCAGCCTCGACTCCAGCGTCCGCCCCAGCGAGGACGAGCTGCGCAGCATGGAGTCCCTCGTCCGCGAGGGCCTCGACCTGGGCTACCTCGGCCTCTCCATCATGACCCTCAAGTGGGACAAGATGGGCGGCACCCGAGACATCCGCAGCCGCCCCCTGCCCTCCACCTACGCCCGCTGGAGCGAATACCGCCGCCTCACCCGCCTCCTGCGCGAAAAAGGCCGCGTCTTCCAGGGCGTCCCCAACATCAGCACCAAGGTCAACGTCGTCCTCTTCCTCCTCGAGAGCATGGGCCTCTGGCGCCCCACCCTGAAGACCACCGTCATCTCCATGATGGACCCTCGCGCCAGCCGAGGCATCCACCGCCTCATCGGCGTCCTGTCTCGCGTCGCCAACCGGCTCCTCGGCGCCAACTTCCGCTGGCAGGCCCTGCCTGAAATCTTCGACCTGTGGGCCGATGGCATCGACCTCGTCGTCTTCGAGGAGTTCGGCGCGGGCGCCGCCGCCCTCCACCTCCAGGACGCGGCCTCACGCGCGGGACTCCTCAACGACCCGGCCTACCGCTCCCGCTTCCGCGCCGAATGGACCGACCGCTTCCTCCCACGCGCCTTCCACCGCGACTTCAACCAGTCCCGCATCCTCCAGTGCCCCGACCCCTCCCTGGTCGGCAAGTCCTTCGCCCAGGTCGCCCAGGACCAGTCACGCGACGCCGTGGATGTCTTCCTCGACCTGGTGGCCACTCACGGCGACGCCCTGCGCTGGTACACCGTCATGGCCAATGACCGGCGCGAGGAGCTGGAGTTCATCTGCCGCCACCCGG is part of the Myxococcus landrumus genome and encodes:
- a CDS encoding N-acyl-D-amino-acid deacylase family protein, yielding MDLIVENGLVFDGLGNAPRKLHVGITGGTITTLSPAPIPRAPGTRVIDATGHWVTPGFIDFHTHYDAEVELAPSLSESVRHGVTSVVLGSCSLSLALGSAEDLADMFCRVEAIPYATVRSLLEERKTWDSLPSYLEHLQALPLGPNVASFLGHSALRAHTMGLHRSLDSSVRPSEDELRSMESLVREGLDLGYLGLSIMTLKWDKMGGTRDIRSRPLPSTYARWSEYRRLTRLLREKGRVFQGVPNISTKVNVVLFLLESMGLWRPTLKTTVISMMDPRASRGIHRLIGVLSRVANRLLGANFRWQALPEIFDLWADGIDLVVFEEFGAGAAALHLQDAASRAGLLNDPAYRSRFRAEWTDRFLPRAFHRDFNQSRILQCPDPSLVGKSFAQVAQDQSRDAVDVFLDLVATHGDALRWYTVMANDRREELEFICRHPDILVGFSDAGAHLRNMAHYNFPLRLLRLVREAEKRGEPFMSTERAVHRLTGEIAEWFSLDAGVLAEGRRADLVVINPDGLDASLDEIAEAPMENFGGFIRLVRRNDAAVKSVLISGREAVSHGAVSPALGRERGFGTVLRARA